In one window of Posidoniimonas corsicana DNA:
- a CDS encoding glycerophosphodiester phosphodiesterase, translating to MKAKTVGAGLAQATLFLLGVGLMATPSRAQLIVAHRGASHDAPENTVAAFELAWEQDADGIEGDFHLTKDRRLICVHDYDMKRVSGDRRKVTDLTFDEIRKLDVGAWKDSRFKGEHPPTLTEMLETVPNGKKAVIELKTGPEIVDPFLAELGDAGFPHEQLVVIAFDGETIAECKRRLPDVRCHWLTSFKKEAGKWRPDASTVKQTATKAGVDGVGFKGAPEVLDAEFLTESGVGEFHVWTIDAPEVARHFQQLGAVGITTNRPAWIRSQLKPKPADPAAD from the coding sequence ATGAAGGCGAAAACCGTTGGGGCGGGTCTCGCCCAGGCGACCCTGTTCCTCCTCGGCGTTGGGCTCATGGCCACTCCCTCCAGGGCGCAGTTGATCGTGGCTCATCGCGGCGCGTCGCACGATGCGCCGGAAAACACGGTGGCCGCGTTCGAGCTGGCGTGGGAACAGGACGCCGACGGGATTGAAGGCGATTTCCACCTCACCAAGGACCGCCGCCTGATCTGCGTGCACGACTACGACATGAAGCGGGTTTCGGGCGACCGCCGGAAGGTGACCGACCTGACGTTTGACGAGATCCGCAAGCTCGACGTTGGGGCCTGGAAGGACAGCAGGTTCAAGGGAGAGCACCCGCCAACCCTGACGGAGATGCTCGAGACCGTGCCCAATGGGAAGAAGGCGGTAATCGAGCTCAAAACGGGTCCCGAGATCGTCGACCCGTTCTTGGCTGAGCTGGGCGACGCGGGCTTTCCCCACGAGCAGCTCGTCGTTATCGCGTTTGACGGCGAGACCATCGCCGAGTGCAAACGGCGCCTGCCGGACGTGCGTTGCCACTGGCTGACCAGCTTCAAGAAGGAAGCGGGCAAGTGGCGGCCCGACGCCAGCACCGTCAAGCAAACCGCTACGAAGGCTGGCGTCGACGGCGTCGGCTTCAAGGGGGCGCCAGAGGTCCTCGACGCCGAATTCTTGACCGAATCCGGGGTCGGCGAGTTCCATGTCTGGACGATCGACGCCCCGGAGGTCGCCCGCCACTTCCAACAGCTCGGCGCGGTCGGGATCACTACCAATCGCCCGGCCTGGATCCGCAGCCAGCTGAAACCGAAGCCCGCTGACCCCGCGGCCGACTAG
- a CDS encoding right-handed parallel beta-helix repeat-containing protein, with translation MNRATRTACRFGQAAALLCLFLSVPAAQGLDHQVATTAEFASALAAAQSGDVILLAPGDYAGGHYRSGLSGVTIRSQDPADRARIIGGANGIQLSDATSVVLEDLVFEQQTGNGLNIDDGGSFGTPSTDITIRRVAVRSMAATGNNDGIKLSGVTGFVIDQVEVRDWGAGGSAVDPVGCHRGLIQNSTFVSSVAAGGSAVRPKGGSKDITIRANYIELPAGIGRGVQAGGSTGAPFFRFVDGDSGYEADEITVEGNVILGGSSAVSWVNIDGGVFHHNYVIDPGDWAFRILNENVGQPIVETQNGVLADNVIAYRGDSWRRAGNFDGPGVLEESFGFRGNHWINADNPTTAGSTPTLPVAETDGVYGGAAPFTTAVQTWRFEWGLWVVAPGAGPPSFEGVTIDEHHALLRAAPGDDAVFNPLADNPLSGGWSLHPLNGPDLTDVIGNQVVLVNPRKAGIPAAAGDYDRNGVIDMADYALWRAQYGVTGSALADGNDDGRVDAADYTLWRDAFAGESGAHLVPCPGASTLGIVPMFAAARSRAR, from the coding sequence ATGAATCGCGCCACACGCACCGCGTGCCGGTTCGGCCAAGCAGCGGCGCTGCTGTGCCTCTTCCTGTCCGTCCCAGCCGCCCAGGGATTGGACCACCAGGTCGCCACGACGGCCGAATTCGCTAGTGCACTGGCTGCCGCCCAGTCGGGGGATGTCATCCTTCTTGCGCCTGGAGACTACGCCGGCGGCCACTACCGGTCGGGGCTCTCCGGCGTGACTATCCGCAGCCAAGATCCGGCCGATCGGGCCCGGATCATCGGCGGGGCGAACGGGATCCAGTTGTCCGACGCGACGTCCGTCGTTCTGGAGGACCTGGTCTTCGAGCAGCAGACGGGCAACGGGTTGAACATCGATGACGGGGGATCATTCGGCACCCCATCGACCGATATCACGATCCGGCGCGTCGCGGTCCGGTCGATGGCGGCCACTGGCAATAACGACGGAATCAAGCTGTCCGGGGTCACCGGGTTTGTGATCGATCAGGTGGAGGTTCGCGACTGGGGCGCCGGGGGCAGTGCTGTTGACCCGGTCGGCTGCCACCGCGGATTGATCCAGAACTCCACATTCGTCAGCTCGGTTGCCGCCGGTGGTTCGGCCGTCCGCCCCAAGGGCGGCAGCAAGGACATCACGATCCGTGCGAACTACATCGAGCTGCCCGCGGGGATCGGGCGGGGTGTGCAGGCTGGCGGGTCGACCGGCGCGCCGTTCTTCCGATTTGTCGATGGCGACAGCGGGTACGAGGCGGATGAGATCACGGTTGAGGGCAATGTGATCTTAGGGGGAAGCAGTGCAGTCTCCTGGGTCAACATCGACGGTGGTGTGTTTCACCACAACTACGTAATAGACCCTGGCGACTGGGCATTCCGCATCCTGAATGAGAATGTTGGCCAGCCAATTGTGGAGACCCAGAACGGCGTCCTGGCCGACAATGTCATCGCCTACCGCGGCGACAGCTGGCGCAGGGCGGGCAATTTCGACGGGCCGGGAGTCCTCGAAGAGAGCTTCGGTTTTCGGGGAAATCACTGGATAAACGCCGACAACCCGACGACCGCTGGATCGACGCCTACCTTGCCGGTTGCGGAAACCGATGGCGTCTACGGCGGGGCGGCGCCATTCACCACGGCGGTTCAAACCTGGCGATTCGAATGGGGGTTGTGGGTCGTCGCGCCCGGCGCAGGCCCGCCGAGTTTCGAAGGGGTGACGATCGACGAGCACCACGCCCTGCTGCGGGCGGCGCCGGGCGACGACGCCGTGTTCAATCCTTTGGCGGACAACCCGTTGTCAGGCGGTTGGAGCCTGCACCCGCTTAATGGCCCGGACCTCACCGATGTAATCGGGAATCAGGTGGTGCTGGTGAACCCGCGGAAGGCTGGGATCCCTGCAGCAGCGGGCGACTACGACCGCAATGGAGTGATCGACATGGCGGACTACGCCTTGTGGCGAGCACAGTACGGCGTCACCGGCAGCGCACTCGCAGACGGGAACGACGACGGACGCGTCGATGCCGCTGACTACACGCTGTGGCGTGATGCGTTCGCGGGCGAGTCGGGCGCTCACTTAGTCCCCTGCCCGGGCGCGTCGACGCTTGGCATCGTACCGATGTTTGCCGCCGCACGATCTCGAGCGCGTTAG
- the aroH gene encoding chorismate mutase, with amino-acid sequence MACRGVRGATTVERNEREEILTATQQLLALLIRHNSIEKEDVASATFTVTKDLDAEFPALAARQLGWLDVPLLCGYEISVPGSLGNCIRVLLHWNTDKPQSEIHHVYARGAERLRPDLSNLPAVDLGELDTWINEQMQATKDN; translated from the coding sequence ATGGCCTGCCGAGGAGTCCGTGGCGCCACTACGGTCGAACGCAACGAGCGTGAGGAGATCCTCACCGCGACGCAGCAGCTGCTGGCGCTCTTGATCCGCCACAACAGCATCGAGAAGGAAGACGTTGCGAGCGCCACGTTCACGGTCACCAAGGATCTGGACGCGGAATTCCCGGCGCTCGCCGCCCGCCAGCTCGGCTGGCTCGATGTGCCGCTGCTGTGCGGCTACGAGATCAGCGTGCCCGGCTCACTCGGTAACTGCATCCGCGTGTTGCTGCACTGGAACACCGACAAGCCGCAGAGCGAGATCCACCACGTCTACGCCCGGGGCGCCGAACGCCTCCGCCCGGACCTCTCGAACCTGCCGGCGGTGGACCTCGGCGAGCTGGACACGTGGATCAACGAGCAGATGCAGGCCACCAAGGACAACTAG